The proteins below are encoded in one region of Metallibacterium scheffleri:
- a CDS encoding phosphatase PAP2 family protein, which produces MDLHAWWWRITALGDSAVLLPIALLLAAWLLLRGGTRAVGWWWLGVLCVDVGVVALSKLLYMGWGLHPPGLDFVGLCGHCALSFLIWPVLAALLAARRSPRGRMLALSVGALLALGVTVSRLTLDAHSPSEAVLGTLWGALLAGVFLWHERRPGRLQQAGGWMALVLLLPLLLTYGRVMPSNRILAVIARDVSGHARIYTRCDLPRAVLGHACGASPRARKPRQEASRR; this is translated from the coding sequence ATGGACCTGCACGCATGGTGGTGGCGCATCACGGCGCTGGGCGACAGCGCGGTGCTGCTGCCGATCGCGCTGCTGCTGGCGGCGTGGCTGCTGCTGCGCGGCGGCACGCGCGCGGTGGGCTGGTGGTGGCTGGGCGTGCTGTGCGTGGATGTCGGCGTGGTGGCGCTGAGCAAGCTGCTGTACATGGGCTGGGGACTGCATCCGCCGGGGCTGGATTTCGTCGGCCTATGCGGACACTGCGCGCTGTCGTTCCTGATCTGGCCGGTGCTGGCGGCCTTGCTGGCGGCGCGGCGATCACCGCGCGGGCGGATGCTGGCGCTGTCCGTGGGCGCGTTGCTGGCGCTGGGCGTCACCGTGTCACGCCTCACCCTGGACGCGCATTCGCCGTCCGAAGCCGTGCTCGGCACGCTGTGGGGCGCGCTACTGGCGGGCGTGTTCCTGTGGCACGAGCGCCGCCCCGGGCGCCTGCAACAGGCCGGTGGCTGGATGGCGCTGGTGCTGCTGCTGCCGCTGCTGCTCACCTACGGGCGCGTGATGCCGTCCAACCGCATCCTCGCGGTGATCGCGCGCGATGTCAGCGGGCACGCACGCATCTACACGCGCTGCGATTTGCCGCGCGCCGTACTCGGCCATGCCTGCGGCGCGTCGCCGCGGGCGCGCAAGCCGCGGCAAGAAGCTTCGCGGCGCTGA
- the galE gene encoding UDP-glucose 4-epimerase GalE, whose translation MSPTILVTGGAGYIGAHACVALIAAGYTPLVLDNLCNSSAESLRRVRRISGVEPRLIVADIRDAQALDALFAAQPVAAVMHFAGLKAVGESTAAPLRYHDNNVGGSVALLQAMQRAGVRTLIFSSSATVYGEPSVAQFREDMRCDPVNPYGRGKWMIEQMLGDLAASEPGWRIAALRYFNPVGAHPSGLIGEDPRGVPDNLMPYITQVAVGRLPALRVFGGDWPTADGSGVRDYIHVMDLAEGHVAALRHLLEHAPQRLTLNLGSGRGTSVLQLLHAFEHVIGRALPHEIVARRPGDIAAYWADPTRAAAVLGWRTQRDLSALCADAWRWQQANPRGYADA comes from the coding sequence ATGAGCCCGACCATCCTCGTCACCGGCGGCGCCGGCTATATCGGCGCGCACGCCTGCGTGGCGCTGATCGCGGCCGGCTACACGCCGCTGGTGCTGGACAACCTGTGCAACAGCAGCGCCGAATCGCTGCGCCGCGTGCGGCGCATCAGCGGCGTCGAGCCGCGCCTGATCGTGGCCGATATCCGCGATGCGCAGGCGCTGGATGCGCTGTTCGCCGCGCAGCCGGTCGCCGCGGTGATGCACTTCGCCGGGCTCAAGGCGGTGGGTGAATCCACGGCCGCGCCGCTGCGCTACCACGACAACAACGTCGGCGGCAGTGTCGCGCTGCTGCAAGCCATGCAGCGCGCCGGCGTGCGCACGCTGATCTTCTCCTCATCGGCCACGGTGTATGGCGAGCCGAGCGTGGCGCAGTTCCGCGAGGACATGCGCTGCGACCCGGTGAACCCCTACGGTCGCGGCAAGTGGATGATCGAGCAGATGCTGGGCGATCTCGCCGCCAGCGAGCCGGGCTGGCGCATCGCCGCGCTGCGCTATTTCAACCCGGTCGGCGCGCACCCGAGCGGACTGATCGGCGAGGACCCGCGCGGCGTGCCCGACAACCTGATGCCATACATCACCCAGGTCGCCGTGGGGCGCCTGCCCGCGCTGCGCGTGTTCGGCGGCGACTGGCCCACCGCGGATGGCAGCGGCGTGCGCGACTACATCCACGTGATGGATCTGGCCGAGGGCCACGTGGCCGCGCTGCGCCACCTGCTCGAGCACGCGCCGCAACGGCTGACGCTGAACCTGGGCAGCGGTCGCGGCACCTCGGTGCTGCAACTGCTGCATGCGTTCGAGCACGTGATCGGCCGCGCGCTGCCGCACGAGATCGTCGCGCGCCGCCCCGGTGACATCGCCGCGTACTGGGCCGATCCGACCCGCGCGGCTGCAGTCCTGGGCTGGCGCACGCAGCGCGACCTGTCCGCGCTGTGCGCCGATGCCTGGCGCTGGCAGCAGGCCAATCCGCGCGGTTACGCCGACGCCTGA
- the gspH gene encoding type II secretion system minor pseudopilin GspH has product MRLHVRQGGRIAARGFSLVEMLVVVLIIGLMTGVAVLSLSLGQSHPLRDNAERLAELVREAGENASMQGQNLALGFWRHGWRFYVLRGGGAWQPLTDDTLLRARTLPRGLSFALDLQGESVTLENHDKTKPQVFLLSSGEMQPFVVEISAPGHVAMRVRGNAIGEVRVQRAGDAEAAP; this is encoded by the coding sequence ATGCGGCTCCATGTCCGCCAGGGTGGTCGTATCGCGGCGCGCGGTTTCTCGCTGGTCGAGATGCTGGTGGTGGTGCTGATCATCGGTCTGATGACCGGCGTGGCCGTGCTCAGCCTGTCGCTGGGTCAATCGCACCCGCTGCGCGACAACGCCGAGCGCCTCGCCGAGCTGGTGCGCGAGGCCGGCGAGAACGCCAGCATGCAGGGGCAGAACCTGGCACTGGGTTTCTGGCGCCACGGCTGGCGCTTTTACGTGTTGCGCGGCGGTGGCGCGTGGCAGCCGCTGACCGACGACACGCTGCTGCGCGCGCGCACGCTGCCGCGCGGGCTGTCGTTCGCGCTGGACCTGCAGGGCGAGTCGGTGACGCTGGAAAACCACGACAAGACCAAGCCGCAGGTGTTCCTGCTGTCCAGCGGCGAGATGCAGCCGTTCGTGGTCGAGATCAGCGCCCCCGGCCATGTCGCCATGCGCGTGCGCGGCAACGCCATCGGCGAGGTCAGGGTGCAGCGCGCGGGCGACGCGGAGGCGGCGCCATGA
- a CDS encoding rhomboid family intramembrane serine protease, protein MLVTLVIILITAGVSIAAFKNVRLLEKLILWPPPIQKKGEWWRLLSYGLVHADGQHLLFNMITLFFFGSAIAQIFTARLGLLGFPLFYASALLVSILPSYLNNRNNPRYRSLGASGAVSAVMFAYILLAPWSLILVFFIPVPAIIYAIVYTAYAVMAQRQGGSNINHNAHLTGGAYGVLVTMILLPRAFPQFLEQLAHPHFLGL, encoded by the coding sequence GTGCTGGTCACCCTCGTCATCATCCTGATCACCGCCGGCGTGTCGATCGCCGCGTTCAAGAACGTGCGCCTGCTGGAAAAACTCATCCTGTGGCCGCCGCCGATCCAGAAAAAAGGCGAGTGGTGGCGTTTGCTGAGTTACGGGCTGGTGCACGCCGATGGCCAGCACCTGCTGTTCAACATGATCACGCTGTTTTTCTTCGGCAGCGCCATCGCGCAGATCTTCACCGCGCGTCTGGGCCTGCTCGGCTTTCCGCTGTTCTATGCCAGCGCGCTGCTGGTCTCGATCCTGCCGAGTTACCTCAACAACCGCAACAATCCGCGCTACCGCAGTCTGGGCGCATCCGGCGCGGTCTCGGCGGTGATGTTCGCCTACATCCTGCTGGCGCCGTGGAGTTTGATCCTGGTGTTCTTCATCCCGGTGCCGGCGATCATTTACGCCATCGTCTACACGGCCTACGCGGTGATGGCGCAGCGCCAGGGCGGCAGCAACATCAACCACAACGCGCACCTCACCGGCGGCGCCTATGGCGTGCTGGTGACCATGATCCTGCTGCCGCGCGCGTTCCCGCAGTTCCTCGAGCAGCTCGCGCACCCGCATTTCCTGGGTTTGTAG
- a CDS encoding type II toxin-antitoxin system RelB/DinJ family antitoxin has protein sequence MTTTIQVRTEAELKSKSEQVLNELGMDLSGAIRVFLNQVVLRGGLPFEVVLPQPNAATLKAISDSYNRKNIGRASSVASMLDEFERSAD, from the coding sequence ATGACCACCACCATCCAAGTAAGAACCGAGGCCGAACTCAAGAGCAAGTCTGAACAGGTGCTCAACGAACTCGGGATGGATCTCTCGGGCGCAATCCGGGTGTTTCTCAACCAGGTTGTCCTGCGCGGTGGTTTGCCGTTTGAAGTTGTCCTGCCGCAGCCTAATGCCGCGACGCTCAAGGCAATCAGCGATTCCTACAATCGCAAGAACATCGGCCGCGCAAGCAGCGTCGCGTCGATGCTCGACGAGTTCGAGAGGAGCGCCGATTGA
- a CDS encoding cytidine deaminase, whose product MDTCTSLDDLSTQDRDLVQAALGAAAHAYAPYSGYAVGAALRTRGGVVYRGCNVENAAYGVVLCAEVGALAAANVDGAGDAVQVIAVTGRLLTTAAQQSGVVVTPCGRCRQLIFEASQRARHDIRVLCCNHDLSRIEITSIAALLPSGFGPASLGMG is encoded by the coding sequence ATGGACACCTGCACAAGCCTTGACGATCTTTCGACGCAGGATCGCGATCTGGTGCAGGCCGCGCTGGGCGCCGCCGCGCATGCCTATGCGCCTTACTCGGGCTATGCCGTCGGCGCGGCGTTGCGCACGCGCGGCGGCGTCGTGTACCGCGGCTGCAACGTGGAAAACGCCGCCTACGGCGTGGTGCTGTGCGCCGAGGTGGGCGCGCTGGCCGCGGCCAATGTCGATGGCGCGGGCGATGCCGTGCAGGTGATCGCGGTGACCGGGCGCCTGCTGACGACGGCTGCGCAACAGAGCGGCGTGGTGGTCACGCCCTGCGGGCGCTGCCGGCAGTTGATCTTCGAGGCATCCCAGCGTGCGCGCCACGACATCCGCGTGCTGTGCTGCAACCACGATCTGAGCCGCATCGAGATCACCAGCATCGCGGCGCTGCTGCCCTCGGGTTTCGGCCCGGCCAGCCTGGGCATGGGCTGA
- the gspK gene encoding type II secretion system minor pseudopilin GspK, with amino-acid sequence MTRPRRPHGPAARHARGVALLIALLIVAILASASTALAWQQTLAIRRTEDLLLSDRAWALALGGEAVAAQGLATSLQGVGNVNLTQPWARPQQGQVGADAVIIGSISDLQGLFNLNDLAPTATDNAIQRLRFQRLLSQAGIDPGLVDAVADWSNPIAVATGSEGAGDAYYLGLQPPYRTGAAPFVSASSLRLVRGFTQPVYALIAPSVSALPQVTTINVNTAPAPVLEALGLSPGQAQAILTLRAKTPFTTLSQFLGSAPLAGLQLDGAGLDVGSAYFQSAIAVHIGRVRSDLDSVLALGNNGKVTVLLRARNATP; translated from the coding sequence ATGACGCGGCCGCGTCGCCCGCATGGCCCGGCCGCGCGCCACGCGCGCGGCGTGGCGCTGCTGATCGCGCTGCTGATCGTCGCCATTCTGGCCAGCGCCAGCACCGCGCTGGCGTGGCAGCAGACCCTGGCGATCCGGCGCACCGAGGACCTGCTGCTCTCCGATCGGGCCTGGGCGCTGGCGCTGGGCGGCGAGGCGGTGGCCGCGCAAGGCCTGGCCACTAGCCTGCAGGGGGTCGGCAACGTCAACCTCACCCAGCCGTGGGCGCGGCCGCAGCAGGGCCAGGTCGGCGCCGACGCCGTCATCATCGGCTCGATCAGCGACCTGCAAGGCTTGTTCAACCTCAACGATCTGGCCCCCACCGCGACCGACAACGCGATCCAGCGCCTGCGCTTCCAGCGCCTGCTCAGCCAGGCCGGCATCGATCCCGGTCTGGTCGATGCGGTCGCCGACTGGAGCAACCCGATCGCCGTCGCCACCGGCAGCGAAGGCGCCGGCGATGCCTATTATCTGGGCCTGCAGCCGCCGTACCGCACCGGTGCCGCGCCGTTCGTCAGCGCCAGCAGCCTGCGTCTGGTGCGCGGGTTCACGCAGCCGGTGTACGCGCTCATCGCGCCGTCCGTGAGCGCACTGCCGCAGGTCACCACGATCAACGTCAACACCGCGCCGGCGCCGGTGCTGGAGGCGCTCGGGCTCAGCCCCGGGCAGGCGCAGGCGATCCTCACGCTGCGCGCGAAGACGCCGTTCACCACTTTGTCGCAGTTTCTCGGCAGCGCGCCGTTGGCCGGGCTGCAGCTCGATGGCGCCGGGCTCGACGTCGGCAGCGCCTATTTCCAGTCCGCGATCGCGGTGCACATCGGCCGCGTGCGCAGCGATCTGGACAGCGTGCTGGCGCTGGGCAACAACGGTAAAGTGACCGTGCTGCTGCGCGCGCGCAACGCCACGCCCTAG
- a CDS encoding AbrB/MazE/SpoVT family DNA-binding domain-containing protein: protein MHSNISRWGNSLAVRLPAVQVRTLGLREGTAVEVSLTAAGEIRIAPLRPFDKSAFVNRLRAAQARMPETAPVLDALRDAARY from the coding sequence ATGCATTCGAATATTTCCCGCTGGGGCAACAGCCTGGCCGTGCGCCTGCCCGCGGTGCAAGTGCGCACGCTCGGCCTGCGCGAGGGAACCGCCGTCGAGGTCAGTCTGACCGCGGCCGGCGAGATCCGCATCGCGCCGCTGCGACCGTTCGACAAGTCGGCTTTCGTCAATCGCCTGCGAGCGGCGCAGGCACGCATGCCGGAGACCGCGCCTGTGCTCGACGCGCTACGCGATGCGGCACGCTATTGA
- a CDS encoding type II toxin-antitoxin system YafQ family toxin: MSTKNKSSGLVPRSVSWVKQFKKDYKAAAKKAKADLAALQKVMQMIERRETLPPEFRDHPLTGRYPRRDGDTNCRECHVGNDWLLIYRFPDDGTVEFVRTGTHSDLFG, translated from the coding sequence ATGTCAACGAAAAACAAGAGCAGTGGACTTGTGCCCCGTTCGGTGTCATGGGTCAAGCAGTTCAAGAAAGACTACAAAGCCGCCGCTAAGAAAGCGAAGGCAGATCTTGCTGCGCTACAGAAGGTGATGCAGATGATCGAACGCCGCGAAACGCTGCCACCTGAATTCCGCGACCATCCACTCACCGGGCGCTACCCACGCCGCGATGGTGACACCAACTGCCGCGAGTGCCATGTCGGCAACGACTGGTTACTCATCTACCGCTTTCCGGACGACGGCACCGTCGAATTCGTCAGGACTGGCACACATTCCGATCTGTTCGGGTGA
- the gspJ gene encoding type II secretion system minor pseudopilin GspJ, translating into MSGWRHPPRRARGFTLIEMMVAVAIFAVLAVLAYAGLDAVLRQRSELDQHYQHLHVLQRAYEVMQRDFSQAAPRGVRDELGGPLPALRGDPSGQVVALTRAGYPNPAGARRSQLLRVRYVLRDHQLLRLQFPVLDRAPVGLPEPVVLLRGVRSLHLRYLDASGNWQLSWPPAGVTATTLPRAVEVTVQPDRLAGPVQWLFALP; encoded by the coding sequence ATGAGCGGCTGGCGCCATCCACCACGCCGCGCGCGCGGCTTCACCCTGATCGAGATGATGGTCGCGGTGGCGATCTTCGCGGTGCTGGCGGTGCTGGCCTATGCGGGTCTGGACGCGGTGCTGCGCCAGCGCAGCGAGCTGGACCAACACTACCAGCACCTGCACGTGCTGCAGCGCGCCTACGAAGTGATGCAGCGCGATTTCAGCCAGGCCGCGCCGCGCGGCGTGCGCGACGAACTGGGCGGGCCGCTGCCGGCGCTGCGCGGCGATCCCTCCGGACAGGTCGTGGCGCTGACCCGCGCCGGCTACCCCAACCCCGCCGGGGCGCGCCGCAGCCAGTTGCTGCGCGTGCGCTACGTGCTGCGTGATCACCAGTTGCTGCGTCTGCAGTTTCCGGTGCTGGATCGCGCGCCGGTCGGCCTGCCCGAGCCGGTCGTGCTGTTGCGTGGCGTGCGCAGTCTGCACCTGCGTTATCTGGATGCGTCCGGCAACTGGCAACTGAGCTGGCCGCCGGCTGGCGTCACCGCGACCACGTTGCCGCGCGCGGTGGAGGTGACCGTGCAACCCGATCGCCTGGCGGGGCCGGTGCAATGGCTGTTCGCGCTGCCATGA
- the gspM gene encoding type II secretion system protein GspM, with translation MNAWWQALAERERRMLLAALAVVLIGVFYAGVWAPLQRGVAARSERVAVLRSDLLWMRGAAVRLLALRAQAALQPAAGAPAAGASTAATLAASVTASARAQGLYGVLEVRAGGDRSTTLQLNLKPLPFASLLPWLAALQAQGIHISALHLQAAGAGQVQGSVSLQRRDSGSAG, from the coding sequence ATGAACGCGTGGTGGCAGGCACTGGCCGAACGCGAGCGGCGCATGCTGCTGGCCGCGCTCGCGGTGGTGCTCATCGGTGTGTTCTACGCCGGCGTCTGGGCGCCGCTGCAGCGCGGCGTCGCCGCGCGCAGCGAGCGCGTCGCGGTGTTGCGCAGCGATCTGCTGTGGATGCGCGGCGCCGCGGTGCGCCTGCTCGCGTTGCGCGCGCAGGCCGCGTTGCAGCCGGCCGCCGGCGCGCCCGCCGCCGGCGCATCGACGGCCGCGACCTTGGCCGCCAGCGTCACCGCCAGCGCCCGCGCGCAAGGCTTGTACGGAGTGCTCGAGGTGCGCGCCGGCGGCGATCGGTCCACCACGCTGCAACTGAATCTCAAGCCGCTGCCCTTCGCCAGCCTGCTGCCATGGCTGGCCGCGCTGCAGGCGCAGGGCATCCACATCAGCGCCCTGCACCTGCAGGCCGCCGGCGCCGGACAGGTGCAGGGCAGCGTGAGCTTGCAGCGCCGCGATTCCGGCAGCGCGGGTTGA
- a CDS encoding CpsB/CapC family capsule biosynthesis tyrosine phosphatase: protein MIDLHCHMLPAIDDGAPDLAVALAMARMAAQDGISTVACTPHIYPGLYDNDRARILVAVEAFRQELARAAST, encoded by the coding sequence ATGATCGATCTGCACTGCCACATGCTGCCCGCGATCGACGATGGCGCGCCGGATCTGGCGGTGGCGCTGGCGATGGCGCGCATGGCCGCGCAGGACGGCATCAGCACCGTCGCCTGCACGCCGCATATCTATCCGGGGCTTTACGACAACGATCGCGCGCGCATCCTCGTCGCCGTGGAGGCATTCCGACAGGAGCTGGCGCGCGCGGCATCGACCTGA
- the gspI gene encoding type II secretion system minor pseudopilin GspI has product MSARHAASRAHGFTLLEVVVALLIVALGLAAAVELTTLAAGNALTLQQKTLADWVAMNRLATLRTASALPAAGSATGHAPMGGSTFYWREEISGGALPQVRNVSISVSAKADGPALVTLRSSLAAALVPAAANAAMGVP; this is encoded by the coding sequence ATGAGCGCGCGCCACGCGGCTAGCCGCGCGCACGGTTTCACCCTGCTGGAAGTGGTCGTGGCGCTGCTGATCGTGGCGCTGGGCCTGGCCGCGGCGGTGGAGCTGACCACGCTGGCCGCCGGCAACGCGCTGACCCTGCAGCAGAAAACCCTGGCCGACTGGGTGGCGATGAATCGCCTGGCCACGCTGCGCACGGCCAGCGCCTTGCCCGCGGCGGGCTCGGCCACGGGCCACGCGCCGATGGGCGGCAGCACCTTTTACTGGCGCGAGGAGATCAGCGGCGGCGCGCTGCCGCAGGTGCGCAACGTGAGCATCAGCGTCAGCGCGAAGGCCGACGGTCCGGCTCTGGTCACGTTGCGCAGCAGTCTGGCCGCGGCGCTGGTGCCCGCGGCCGCCAATGCCGCCATGGGGGTGCCATGA
- a CDS encoding type II toxin-antitoxin system VapC family toxin, giving the protein MIYLDTSTVVALLTHEPATAAVTTWFAATSLPLVSADWCAVEFASAIAIKQRMGSLRPAHAKHAHAAFKELCAGGLQLLPIGRDAFQRAADLCRPWRDGLRSGDALHLAVAVDVGAKMIAGLDQRMNAAALRLGLRLAFDPALAPEH; this is encoded by the coding sequence ATGATCTACCTTGATACCAGCACCGTTGTTGCCTTGCTGACACACGAACCGGCCACCGCCGCCGTGACCACGTGGTTCGCCGCGACATCGTTGCCGCTGGTGTCAGCGGATTGGTGCGCGGTGGAATTCGCCAGCGCCATCGCCATCAAGCAGCGCATGGGCAGCCTGCGACCGGCGCACGCCAAGCATGCGCACGCGGCATTCAAGGAGCTCTGTGCTGGCGGCCTGCAATTGCTGCCGATCGGCCGCGATGCGTTTCAGCGCGCCGCCGATTTGTGTCGGCCGTGGCGCGATGGCTTGCGCTCGGGTGATGCGCTGCACCTGGCCGTGGCGGTGGACGTCGGCGCCAAAATGATCGCAGGCTTGGACCAACGCATGAATGCCGCTGCGCTGCGCCTTGGGTTGCGTCTTGCCTTCGATCCTGCGCTCGCGCCGGAGCATTGA
- the gspG gene encoding type II secretion system major pseudopilin GspG, with translation MNPVVRLPVRRAAPRWARGFTLIEIMVVVVIIAVLAALIVPNVIGRAEDARVAKAQADIRTLESALAMYRLDNGHYPSTDQGLEALVKKPSGDPPAPNWKEGGYIAALPNDPWGNPYQYMCPGQHGPFDIWSKGPSGVTGAKDNITSWQQPKKP, from the coding sequence ATGAATCCTGTTGTCCGTCTGCCTGTCCGCAGGGCCGCGCCGCGCTGGGCGCGCGGCTTCACCCTGATCGAGATCATGGTGGTGGTGGTGATCATCGCCGTGCTGGCGGCGCTGATCGTGCCCAACGTGATCGGCCGCGCCGAGGACGCGCGCGTGGCCAAGGCGCAGGCCGACATCCGCACGCTGGAGTCGGCGCTGGCCATGTACCGCCTGGATAATGGCCATTACCCGTCCACCGACCAGGGCCTCGAGGCGCTGGTGAAAAAGCCCTCGGGCGATCCGCCCGCGCCCAACTGGAAGGAGGGCGGCTACATCGCCGCGCTGCCCAACGATCCGTGGGGCAATCCCTACCAATACATGTGCCCAGGCCAGCATGGTCCGTTCGATATCTGGTCCAAGGGTCCCAGCGGGGTGACCGGCGCCAAGGACAACATCACCAGCTGGCAGCAGCCGAAGAAGCCGTAG
- a CDS encoding AbrB/MazE/SpoVT family DNA-binding domain-containing protein, which produces MHSNISRWGNSLAVRLPAVQVRTLGLREGTAVEVSLTAAGEIRIAPLRPFDKSAFVKRLRAAQARMPETAPVLDALRDAARY; this is translated from the coding sequence ATGCATTCGAATATTTCCCGCTGGGGCAACAGCCTGGCCGTGCGCCTGCCCGCGGTGCAAGTGCGCACGCTCGGCCTGCGCGAGGGAACCGCCGTCGAGGTCAGTCTGACCGCGGCCGGCGAGATCCGCATCGCGCCGCTGCGACCGTTCGACAAGTCGGCTTTCGTCAAGCGCCTGCGAGCGGCGCAGGCACGCATGCCGGAGACCGCGCCTGTGCTCGACGCGCTACGCGATGCGGCACGCTATTGA
- the gspL gene encoding type II secretion system protein GspL, translated as MDSLLIQLDADGRAAWRAGGQTQRGTLAEAAAAAHAQRVILLVPGESVLLARVRIPSRSRSEIQRALPFALEDWLLQPPETQHFAWTRGDGDIAAAVVSAALLQGWIDACAAAGIEAEAIVPDVLALPWQAGQWTLLLSGARALLRTGPLDGFACTRALLPTLLAAAWQRCAEDARPRSVQVLRGDGELPPLPAELPLHESAPGVDALALLQAPGLALNLRSGRHAARRTRGSEPWRWLGAAAALALLTALAYSGTRYVILGREQALLQQGVDTLFHHVLPAQTRIVDARAQLAEALLAAQHKAGGGGGLSLLAQAALPLTALPGARVQHLDYAHGQLVLAFTLPRRADYAALRTQLARQDLRVRLTAPPAQPAGASALLRVSSAGAP; from the coding sequence ATGGACTCCCTGCTCATCCAACTCGATGCCGATGGCCGCGCCGCCTGGCGCGCGGGCGGCCAGACCCAACGCGGCACGCTGGCCGAGGCCGCTGCCGCGGCGCATGCGCAGCGCGTGATCCTGCTGGTGCCGGGCGAGAGCGTGCTGCTGGCGCGCGTGCGCATTCCCAGCCGCAGCCGCAGCGAAATCCAGCGCGCGCTGCCGTTCGCGCTGGAGGACTGGCTGCTGCAGCCACCGGAAACCCAGCACTTCGCGTGGACGCGCGGCGACGGCGACATCGCCGCCGCGGTGGTCTCCGCGGCCCTGCTGCAAGGCTGGATCGACGCCTGTGCCGCGGCCGGCATCGAGGCCGAGGCGATCGTGCCGGACGTGCTCGCGCTGCCGTGGCAGGCCGGACAGTGGACGCTGCTGCTGAGTGGCGCACGCGCGCTGCTGCGCACGGGTCCGCTGGATGGTTTCGCCTGCACGCGCGCGCTGTTGCCGACGCTGCTCGCCGCCGCCTGGCAGCGCTGCGCGGAAGACGCGCGCCCGCGCAGCGTGCAGGTGCTGCGCGGCGATGGCGAGCTGCCGCCGCTGCCGGCCGAACTGCCACTGCACGAATCCGCGCCCGGCGTCGATGCGCTGGCGCTGCTGCAAGCCCCCGGCCTCGCGCTGAACCTGCGCAGCGGTCGCCACGCCGCGCGGCGCACGCGCGGCAGCGAGCCGTGGCGCTGGCTGGGCGCGGCCGCGGCGCTGGCGCTGCTCACCGCGCTGGCCTATTCGGGCACGCGCTACGTCATCCTCGGCCGCGAGCAGGCCTTGCTGCAGCAGGGCGTGGATACCCTGTTCCACCACGTGCTGCCCGCGCAGACGCGCATCGTCGATGCGCGCGCGCAACTGGCCGAAGCCTTGCTCGCCGCGCAACACAAGGCCGGCGGTGGTGGCGGGCTCAGTCTGCTGGCGCAGGCCGCGCTGCCGTTGACCGCGCTGCCCGGCGCGCGCGTGCAGCACCTCGACTACGCCCATGGCCAGTTGGTGCTGGCGTTCACCCTGCCGCGGCGCGCCGATTACGCCGCGCTGCGCACGCAACTGGCCCGGCAGGATCTGCGCGTGCGGTTGACCGCGCCGCCCGCGCAGCCGGCCGGCGCCTCCGCGCTGCTGCGCGTCAGCAGCGCGGGCGCGCCATGA